The Phormidium sp. PBR-2020 DNA segment GTCGTTGATGGTGGGAGTCCGGCCGTTGTCTTGGGAGAACTGACGTTGAGCTTTTTTGATTTTGTTGAGCTTTTCGGTGATGTGAACCGGGAGGCGGATGGTTCGGCTTTGGGTGGCGATGGCCCGAGTAATCCCTTGGCGAATCCACCAGTAGGCGTAGGTGCTAAATCGATAGCCTCGGGTGGGGTCGAATTTTTCCACGGCCCGCTCTAAGCCGATGGTTCCTTCTTGAATGAGATCTAAGAGTTCAAGTCCCCGTTTTTGGTATTTCTTGGCCACGGAGACCACTAACCTCAGATTCGCCTTAATCATATGGGCTTTGGCATACACCCCCTCGGTTTGGATGGTTTCGAGTTCCTCAACAGAGATGTTGGCGAGTTTGGCCCAGTGGCGTTTCCCTTGACTGAGGGTGGGTTTGAGATCCGAGACAGGAATTTGTGCGTCGTTGGCCCAGCGTTCGAGGGATGGACGATGGCCCAGTTGGGAACTGAGGCGATCGCGGGTGTTCATGAGATGGACATACTGCTGCATGATCTCGTCCCCGTCGTCGGCGGCGGTTTGTCGCACCTCTAGCAAGCTAACGTATCGCTGCACTTTCTGAGCAACGGAGACTTCTTCATCTCGTCCTAACAGGTTAACCTTGCCGATCTCTTGCAGGTACAAGCGCACCAGATCGGTGGTGGTTCGGTGTCCGCGAATCGACTCATCGGCTTCAGCGTACTCCACTTCCATCCCAGAGGTGGCGTCTAACTCACTCTCTTCGAGGCTCGAATCCTTCGAGATTTGGGCATCGGTCTGGGCTGTCATGGGGTCGCTGACTCCCGTTTTGCTGGGGCGATGCTCAGATTTAGCTGGCTGGTAAGAAGTTGTTTTAGACATGATCGCTCGTCTCAATCCCTTTGAGTTAACTGGGGGTTAAGGGATTCCGATGCTTCGGAAGTTATCCCTAATTTTGTGATTCCGATCGCAGGATATGATCCTGCGTCACCTCGTTCGTTCAACCCCCATTTGAATTAGTCGCTTGTCTGTCAGCTTTGGATGCTGACGGCACCTATATGATTGAAATCACCACGAACTGAGGTACTAACGTCAGTATAGAGAGATTTTAATTTGGCTTTAGTGATTTGCGTCAAACCATTGTGTTAACCCTCATCACTTTGTCCCCATTTTTCGGGAGTTTGCCCGGATCTGTAATGTTTCTTCACTAAAATCCGGAGCAAATCTGTAAATTTTTGAAATCCGGGAACTTTAATGAAAACTGTGTTCTACCGTACAAATTAAGGCAGGTTTTTTGAGGAATCTCTGACTCATTCAAGGGGAGTTTTTGAGGGTTGGGGTGATGGCAAATTGGCTGAATAGACGACTGGGTGGGGGGTTGAACCCCTCATCCGTCGGTGGGTAGATGAGGGAAACCGAACTCCCGCCCCTGAACAGCGACGGGTTGGAGCGATAGACTTGATTTAAAAATCAACATTGAGAGATGTAACAAAAGACCCTAACAGAGCGTTGATGTGACGAAGTGATGATGAAGGGTCAAAGAAGGCGACCCGGAGATCACGCCGATTACAAGCATCCCGTATTGCTGCTACCTTCCGGTCCTGACAAGGTTTGGGCGTTGTAATTGCATGAGTCCGGGTCTACATCCCAGTATAGCATGAGGCTGGGCCGTTGTTTCAAGA contains these protein-coding regions:
- the sigC gene encoding RNA polymerase sigma factor SigC, with translation MTAQTDAQISKDSSLEESELDATSGMEVEYAEADESIRGHRTTTDLVRLYLQEIGKVNLLGRDEEVSVAQKVQRYVSLLEVRQTAADDGDEIMQQYVHLMNTRDRLSSQLGHRPSLERWANDAQIPVSDLKPTLSQGKRHWAKLANISVEELETIQTEGVYAKAHMIKANLRLVVSVAKKYQKRGLELLDLIQEGTIGLERAVEKFDPTRGYRFSTYAYWWIRQGITRAIATQSRTIRLPVHITEKLNKIKKAQRQFSQDNGRTPTINDIANELDMTPEQIREVMLRVPRSISLDAKVGKEKDTELGDLLETDDASPEELLVRESLQRELHQLLADLSSRERDVIRLRYGLGGESPYSLAEIGRALDLSRERVRQIEAKALQKLRQPKRRNRVRDFLEALG